In one window of bacterium DNA:
- a CDS encoding prepilin-type N-terminal cleavage/methylation domain-containing protein produces MGHKKFSYGFTLIELLVVIAIIAILSSMLLPALSKAREKSRQSVCLSNLKQLTLAFLMYVQDNDEYFPPSYYITYTSEIAWDFKTDTWWATYEKGIIGSYLTKGIFECPTAKKIIKSYDRPFTGFAYNSTYIGGGYSIWTGQSDPPTKLSRIKNPSETILLADSGIWSTYTNEIIGNNYLRIKEDPYDFGPTVHFRHNGFANVAFVDGHVEAIKDKYNISSYDSSIAYLKSELYDLE; encoded by the coding sequence ATGGGACACAAAAAATTTTCTTACGGGTTCACTCTTATTGAGTTGCTTGTAGTAATAGCGATAATCGCGATACTATCATCAATGCTTCTTCCTGCACTTTCAAAAGCAAGAGAAAAGTCAAGACAATCTGTATGCCTGAGTAATTTAAAACAACTTACTCTTGCGTTCTTAATGTATGTTCAAGATAATGATGAATATTTTCCACCAAGTTATTATATTACATACACAAGTGAAATTGCTTGGGATTTTAAAACAGATACTTGGTGGGCAACTTATGAAAAAGGGATTATTGGAAGTTACCTAACTAAAGGAATATTTGAATGTCCAACTGCAAAAAAAATAATAAAATCATACGATAGACCATTTACTGGTTTTGCTTATAATTCAACATACATAGGTGGAGGATATTCTATCTGGACAGGACAGTCAGACCCACCAACAAAGTTAAGCAGAATTAAAAATCCATCAGAGACAATACTTCTTGCTGATAGTGGAATATGGTCAACTTATACAAATGAAATTATAGGAAATAATTATTTAAGGATAAAGGAAGACCCTTATGATTTTGGTCCAACAGTCCATTTCAGACATAATGGATTTGCAAATGTTGCCTTTGTTGATGGACATGTAGAAGCAATAAAAGATAAATATAATATAAGTTCTTATGATTCTTCAATTGCTTACCTAAAATCAGAACTTTATGATTTAGAATGA